Proteins encoded by one window of Cloeon dipterum chromosome 2, ieCloDipt1.1, whole genome shotgun sequence:
- the LOC135936561 gene encoding lysosomal alpha-mannosidase-like isoform X2 yields the protein MKWKQLLISCLSTLHFVASDPHCGYEACPKIDKEMLTVHLVPHTHDDVGWVKTVDEYFFGTNQRPSVSVKTIIESVIEQLQIDPGRKFIWVETAFFWKWWSSQQNDTLKDVVKKLVSAGQLEFTGGAWSMNDEAVTHYQSTIDQFTWGFRRLNDIFGDCGRPHVGWQIDPFGHSRETASLMAQIGFDGLFFGRLDKDDKKNRMDHKSMEMIWRGSKNIGEDGDLFTGVLYNHYSPPRGFCFDVWCSDYISDEPGNSNYKEKIASFVQLAKEQSDKYLTKNIMWTMGMDFHYMIAGKWYKNMDTLIKHVNSISNETGIVAVYSTPSCYLQALHNSRLAWPTKDDDFFPYASEPDAYWTGFFTSRPNLKRFERAGNNLLQVCKQLHVLAGSTETDGLNSLREAMGVLQHHDAITGTEKQHVAEDYAAILNKALVQCDGLTSEFLNKLSRKREKEPSLVLFERCPLLNMSDCAVSENKTTFVVKIFNPLARRVSKFVRLPVTGPEHSVFDLSSGKKLDIQYVPIMDEVNKIPVGKGKALFELIFEASDLPPVGFKSFHVTKTGRQELLRKLNNLEHEIGNEFVKVSFDDRSNLIRSVTVEGKNTPIRQRMLYYQSGKSGYDDAGYQGTRQASGAYIFRPRKNQPFKVSNEPTKISIFKGPLVQEAHQTFSPWASQVVRVYRGQKHVEIDWLVGPIPTADGFGKEVISKISTNLKTNGEFTTDSNSREYLRRRRNVRETWTANIEEPVAGNYYPVTSAISMQDEISTVAILTDRAQGGASIEDGSLELMLHRRLVQDDGFGVEEVLNEQQMGVGMVARGRHILLIAPVDSNVTARQRDLVQREMVLEPTLYFAPTNLTAQEWAEKYLVEFSGIKTALPENVNLLTMEPWRGNSVLLRLENAFEKKEDQFPVKVSLTDLFEAEVVSVEEMMLGANQKVGDSKRFKWQAQFEGIGDREGPARKTVGPSNNFEVILYPMQIRTFVVSLKTTSV from the exons ATGAAGTGGAAGCAACTGCTAATTTCATGTCTCTCTACACTCCATTTCGTTGCGAGTGACCCACATTGCGGATATGAG GCGTGTCCAAAGATCGACAAAGAGATGTTGACAGTCCATTTGGTGCCTCACACCCACGACGATGTCGGCTGGGTAAAGACGGTTGATGAGTATTTCTTCGGgacaa ACCAACGGCCTTCAGTGAGCGTGAAAACAATTATAGAGTCGGTCATCGAGCAACTTCAGATCGATCCTGgccgaaa GTTCATTTGGGTGGAAACGGCCTTCTTTTGGAAGTGGTGGTCTTCGCAGCAAAACGACACGCTGAAAGACGTGGTGAAAAAATTGGTATCTGCCGGGCAGCTCGAGTTCACAGGAGGAGCGTGGAGCATGAACGACGAGGCTGTCACGCACTACCAAAGCACCATCGACCAGTTCACCTGGGGCTTCAG GCGCCTGAACGACATTTTCGGGGACTGCGGACGTCCGCACGTCGGCTGGCAGATCGATCCGTTTGGCCATTCTCGAGAAACGGCCTCTTTGATGGCTCAGATCGGTTTCGATGGACTCTTCTTCGGACGGCTGGACAAAGACGATAAGAAAAATAGGATGGATCACAAGTCCATGGAAATGATTTGGCGGGGAAGCAAGAATATCG GGGAGGACGGGGATCTGTTCACTGGCGTTCTTTACAATCATTACAGTCCACCAAGAGGATTTTGTTTTGACGTGTGGTGCTCGGATTACATTAGTGACGAGCCTGGTAATAGCAATTACAAAGAAAAG ATTGCCTCATTCGTACAACTTGCCAAGGAGCAATCAGacaaatatttgacaaaaaatataatgtggACAATGGGAATGGACTTCCACTACATGATTGCTGGCAAATGGTACAAAAACATGGATACTTTAATTAA ACatgttaattcaatttccaacGAAACGGGCATCGTCGCCGTGTATTCAACGCCGTCGTGCTACCTCCAAGCGCTTCACAATTCTAGACTAGCCTGGCCCACCAAAGACGACGACTTTTTCCCTTACGCAAGCGAGCCAGACGCCTACTGGACCGGCTTCTTTACGTCCAGGCCAAATTTGAAGAGATTTGAACGCGCGGGAAACAATCTTTTGCAG GTGTGCAAGCAACTGCACGTTTTGGCCGGCAGCACGGAAACGGACGGCTTGAACTCGTTGCGTGAGGCCATGGGCGTTCTGCAGCACCACGACGCAATCACAGGCACGGAAAAGCAGCACGTCGCTGAAGACTACGCTGCGATTTTGAACAAAGCCCTCGTCCAGTGCGACGGTCTCACctcagaatttttaaa TAAATTGTCGAGAAAACGAGAAAAAGAGCCGAGTCTGGTCCTGTTTGAGAGATGTCCGCTATTGAACATGAGCGATTGTGCAGTGAGCGAAAACAAAACGACTTTcgtggtcaaaattttcaacccgCTCGCCAGGCGTGTGAGCAAATTCGTCCGATTGCCGGTCACCGGCCCTGAGCATTCGGTTTTTGACCTTTCTTCAG GGAAAAAACTTGATATTCAGTACGTGCCGATTATGGACGAGGTGAATAAAATTCCTGTTGGGAAAGGGAAGGCACTATTTGAGCTCATTTTCGAGGCCAGTGATTTGCCACCCGTTGGATTTAAATCATTCCACGTAACAAAGACAGGAAGGCAAGAATtgctgagaaaattaaacaatttggaGCACGAAATCGGAAATGag TTCGTTAAAGTTTCCTTTGACGATCGCTCCAATTTGATAAGGTCAGTGACGGTGGAAGGAAAAAACACGCCAATTAGGCAGAGAATGCTTTATTATCAATCCGGCAAAAGTGGTTACGACGATGCGGGATATCAGGGGACACGTCAGGCCTCAGGGGCCTACATTTTCAGGCCGAGAAAAAACCAGCCGTTTAAAGTCTCTAATGAACcaaccaaaatttcaatattcaaaG GTCCTTTGGTGCAAGAAGCACACCAAACATTTTCTCCGTGGGCCAGTCAGGTCGTCAGGGTGTACAGGGGGCAGAAACACGTGGAAATAGACTGGCTAGTTGGCCCCATTCCCACCGCCGATGG ATTCGGGAAAGAAGTGATTTCGAAGATTTctacaaatttgaaaacgaACGGAGAGTTCACGACCGACTCTAACAGCCGGGAGTATTTGCGACGCAGGAGAAACGTGCGAGAAACGTGGACAGCGAACATCGAGGAGCCGGTCGCTGGCAATTATTACCCAGTCACCAGCGCCATTTCCATGCAGGATGAAATTAGCACGGTGGCAATTCTAACTGACCGAGCCCAAGGAGGAGCCAGTATTGAAGACGGTAGCCTTGAGTTGATg TTGCACAGACGCCTAGTGCAAGACGATGGTTTCGGCGTGGAGGAAGTTTTGAACGAACAGCAGATGGGAGTTGGAATGGTGGCTCGGGGCCGACACATTTTACTCATTGCCCCCGTCGATTCGAACGTTACGGCACGACAGAGAGATCTGGTCCAGCGAGAAATGGTGTTGGAGCCAACTCTGTACTTCGCACCGACCAACCTTACCGCGCAAGAATGGGCAGAAAAATATCTTGTCGAG ttttCAGGGATCAAAACGGCTTTGCCTGAAAACGTAAATCTGCTCACCATGGAGCCGTGGAGGGGCAACTCAGTTTTGTTGAGACTCGAGAACGCCTTTGAGAAAAAAGAAGACCAATTTCCTGTCAAAGTTTCACTGACG GATTTATTTGAAGCGGAGGTTGTGAGCGTTGAAGAGATGATGCTCGGAGCAAACCAGAAGGTGGGCGACAGCAAGAGGTTCAAGTGGCAGGCACAATTTGAAGGAATTGGAGACCGTGAAGGGCCCGCAAGAAAAACAGTTGGACCGTCGAATAATTTTGAGGTTATTTTGTATCCGATGCAGATTCGAACTTTTGTAGTCAGTTTGAAAACTACATCTGTTTGA
- the LOC135936561 gene encoding lysosomal alpha-mannosidase-like isoform X1, which yields MKWKQLLISCLSTLHFVASDPHCGYEACPKIDKEMLTVHLVPHTHDDVGWVKTVDEYFFGTKDQRPSVSVKTIIESVIEQLQIDPGRKFIWVETAFFWKWWSSQQNDTLKDVVKKLVSAGQLEFTGGAWSMNDEAVTHYQSTIDQFTWGFRRLNDIFGDCGRPHVGWQIDPFGHSRETASLMAQIGFDGLFFGRLDKDDKKNRMDHKSMEMIWRGSKNIGEDGDLFTGVLYNHYSPPRGFCFDVWCSDYISDEPGNSNYKEKIASFVQLAKEQSDKYLTKNIMWTMGMDFHYMIAGKWYKNMDTLIKHVNSISNETGIVAVYSTPSCYLQALHNSRLAWPTKDDDFFPYASEPDAYWTGFFTSRPNLKRFERAGNNLLQVCKQLHVLAGSTETDGLNSLREAMGVLQHHDAITGTEKQHVAEDYAAILNKALVQCDGLTSEFLNKLSRKREKEPSLVLFERCPLLNMSDCAVSENKTTFVVKIFNPLARRVSKFVRLPVTGPEHSVFDLSSGKKLDIQYVPIMDEVNKIPVGKGKALFELIFEASDLPPVGFKSFHVTKTGRQELLRKLNNLEHEIGNEFVKVSFDDRSNLIRSVTVEGKNTPIRQRMLYYQSGKSGYDDAGYQGTRQASGAYIFRPRKNQPFKVSNEPTKISIFKGPLVQEAHQTFSPWASQVVRVYRGQKHVEIDWLVGPIPTADGFGKEVISKISTNLKTNGEFTTDSNSREYLRRRRNVRETWTANIEEPVAGNYYPVTSAISMQDEISTVAILTDRAQGGASIEDGSLELMLHRRLVQDDGFGVEEVLNEQQMGVGMVARGRHILLIAPVDSNVTARQRDLVQREMVLEPTLYFAPTNLTAQEWAEKYLVEFSGIKTALPENVNLLTMEPWRGNSVLLRLENAFEKKEDQFPVKVSLTDLFEAEVVSVEEMMLGANQKVGDSKRFKWQAQFEGIGDREGPARKTVGPSNNFEVILYPMQIRTFVVSLKTTSV from the exons ATGAAGTGGAAGCAACTGCTAATTTCATGTCTCTCTACACTCCATTTCGTTGCGAGTGACCCACATTGCGGATATGAG GCGTGTCCAAAGATCGACAAAGAGATGTTGACAGTCCATTTGGTGCCTCACACCCACGACGATGTCGGCTGGGTAAAGACGGTTGATGAGTATTTCTTCGGgacaa AAGACCAACGGCCTTCAGTGAGCGTGAAAACAATTATAGAGTCGGTCATCGAGCAACTTCAGATCGATCCTGgccgaaa GTTCATTTGGGTGGAAACGGCCTTCTTTTGGAAGTGGTGGTCTTCGCAGCAAAACGACACGCTGAAAGACGTGGTGAAAAAATTGGTATCTGCCGGGCAGCTCGAGTTCACAGGAGGAGCGTGGAGCATGAACGACGAGGCTGTCACGCACTACCAAAGCACCATCGACCAGTTCACCTGGGGCTTCAG GCGCCTGAACGACATTTTCGGGGACTGCGGACGTCCGCACGTCGGCTGGCAGATCGATCCGTTTGGCCATTCTCGAGAAACGGCCTCTTTGATGGCTCAGATCGGTTTCGATGGACTCTTCTTCGGACGGCTGGACAAAGACGATAAGAAAAATAGGATGGATCACAAGTCCATGGAAATGATTTGGCGGGGAAGCAAGAATATCG GGGAGGACGGGGATCTGTTCACTGGCGTTCTTTACAATCATTACAGTCCACCAAGAGGATTTTGTTTTGACGTGTGGTGCTCGGATTACATTAGTGACGAGCCTGGTAATAGCAATTACAAAGAAAAG ATTGCCTCATTCGTACAACTTGCCAAGGAGCAATCAGacaaatatttgacaaaaaatataatgtggACAATGGGAATGGACTTCCACTACATGATTGCTGGCAAATGGTACAAAAACATGGATACTTTAATTAA ACatgttaattcaatttccaacGAAACGGGCATCGTCGCCGTGTATTCAACGCCGTCGTGCTACCTCCAAGCGCTTCACAATTCTAGACTAGCCTGGCCCACCAAAGACGACGACTTTTTCCCTTACGCAAGCGAGCCAGACGCCTACTGGACCGGCTTCTTTACGTCCAGGCCAAATTTGAAGAGATTTGAACGCGCGGGAAACAATCTTTTGCAG GTGTGCAAGCAACTGCACGTTTTGGCCGGCAGCACGGAAACGGACGGCTTGAACTCGTTGCGTGAGGCCATGGGCGTTCTGCAGCACCACGACGCAATCACAGGCACGGAAAAGCAGCACGTCGCTGAAGACTACGCTGCGATTTTGAACAAAGCCCTCGTCCAGTGCGACGGTCTCACctcagaatttttaaa TAAATTGTCGAGAAAACGAGAAAAAGAGCCGAGTCTGGTCCTGTTTGAGAGATGTCCGCTATTGAACATGAGCGATTGTGCAGTGAGCGAAAACAAAACGACTTTcgtggtcaaaattttcaacccgCTCGCCAGGCGTGTGAGCAAATTCGTCCGATTGCCGGTCACCGGCCCTGAGCATTCGGTTTTTGACCTTTCTTCAG GGAAAAAACTTGATATTCAGTACGTGCCGATTATGGACGAGGTGAATAAAATTCCTGTTGGGAAAGGGAAGGCACTATTTGAGCTCATTTTCGAGGCCAGTGATTTGCCACCCGTTGGATTTAAATCATTCCACGTAACAAAGACAGGAAGGCAAGAATtgctgagaaaattaaacaatttggaGCACGAAATCGGAAATGag TTCGTTAAAGTTTCCTTTGACGATCGCTCCAATTTGATAAGGTCAGTGACGGTGGAAGGAAAAAACACGCCAATTAGGCAGAGAATGCTTTATTATCAATCCGGCAAAAGTGGTTACGACGATGCGGGATATCAGGGGACACGTCAGGCCTCAGGGGCCTACATTTTCAGGCCGAGAAAAAACCAGCCGTTTAAAGTCTCTAATGAACcaaccaaaatttcaatattcaaaG GTCCTTTGGTGCAAGAAGCACACCAAACATTTTCTCCGTGGGCCAGTCAGGTCGTCAGGGTGTACAGGGGGCAGAAACACGTGGAAATAGACTGGCTAGTTGGCCCCATTCCCACCGCCGATGG ATTCGGGAAAGAAGTGATTTCGAAGATTTctacaaatttgaaaacgaACGGAGAGTTCACGACCGACTCTAACAGCCGGGAGTATTTGCGACGCAGGAGAAACGTGCGAGAAACGTGGACAGCGAACATCGAGGAGCCGGTCGCTGGCAATTATTACCCAGTCACCAGCGCCATTTCCATGCAGGATGAAATTAGCACGGTGGCAATTCTAACTGACCGAGCCCAAGGAGGAGCCAGTATTGAAGACGGTAGCCTTGAGTTGATg TTGCACAGACGCCTAGTGCAAGACGATGGTTTCGGCGTGGAGGAAGTTTTGAACGAACAGCAGATGGGAGTTGGAATGGTGGCTCGGGGCCGACACATTTTACTCATTGCCCCCGTCGATTCGAACGTTACGGCACGACAGAGAGATCTGGTCCAGCGAGAAATGGTGTTGGAGCCAACTCTGTACTTCGCACCGACCAACCTTACCGCGCAAGAATGGGCAGAAAAATATCTTGTCGAG ttttCAGGGATCAAAACGGCTTTGCCTGAAAACGTAAATCTGCTCACCATGGAGCCGTGGAGGGGCAACTCAGTTTTGTTGAGACTCGAGAACGCCTTTGAGAAAAAAGAAGACCAATTTCCTGTCAAAGTTTCACTGACG GATTTATTTGAAGCGGAGGTTGTGAGCGTTGAAGAGATGATGCTCGGAGCAAACCAGAAGGTGGGCGACAGCAAGAGGTTCAAGTGGCAGGCACAATTTGAAGGAATTGGAGACCGTGAAGGGCCCGCAAGAAAAACAGTTGGACCGTCGAATAATTTTGAGGTTATTTTGTATCCGATGCAGATTCGAACTTTTGTAGTCAGTTTGAAAACTACATCTGTTTGA